A stretch of Plasmodium vinckei vinckei genome assembly, chromosome: PVVCY_05 DNA encodes these proteins:
- a CDS encoding serine/threonine protein phosphatase 8, putative, whose amino-acid sequence MKSGIEMKENNIYGSGYAQCQNKLDSDLVLKNSEGIKKNGIAENGVYSYKTVELGGLGAYGMNSMDNNLVLDPSFVQKNPINIKDKIIGGGLAENKINTRTYFNNNNNYSDSKMVDIKYNNFGMPYNIIDKNYTMNNISMNKRFVKVEDEINKNSVYPHYYRSRSSGTHIKNYYPNVNIKNNNGISLFEQGINDKNSVYLLNNYNKNNGTIYEQSPIINMGKTIYDNSFGLNINKGMYTKTNTNIPSSINRVNAIGNYNVPNVVEYKNDILFPYGDKINNTYTNYQNNMNNLIVNPDKNMSLRNTRLYKTSEYHYNNPNKNDNSIGINNICKIYNTDNKKDFKPIQYENGLEEYSFVENNKNINDYKIYNNDSYGTQINSINKQYGPILKTDSLGENNDGKILFNNINSPIVYTERSGNIYKNIYNEKEENIHDLCNTKTIEVSNEETHHDHTELSSEIFSYNNINNFIKGDTSLEYMNSYSNRKGVDKSEIEKDSEKNENTNISMSNETIKINKKNRNEFLEWKSHNRLLKNIIGSYNENTNIKKHGLFNLLFDMYGYNKNIFKNYLSNNDENEIKNVMKDIIYELFEKKNNKIIEKFIFLKYLFNEYGHTEYPNLISLKNFKQIFRNYKNIFSSKKIVLFIFNCLDRGRKYYITESDFIIGMLTCSPQMGNDILDDTGKLRHQLIFRAYDLDRDGYLNSKEMLVFLYHIYELSNDLKHLELKTDKNKLKDFVISERDKLMKNNEKISYDYFYKLIVNKQIEGTTNLLRSNCDVASVVKKYFLYTYAKNLIPEKYVDGDDFFFINSKNKKNNETNNMIDNKLKNDSRYSHDTIHFSTSSNNILDEDYNNFYMLRRMNAYEGSGIYTDITENISSEQIDIDTFSKVDTGKVLANLKEIETSVEKLAIETYNNTKKVKKDEFLASIDQNFEKSKTNDIHSVEKERDTFMDSQSVEFQTNSYETDYNNIYGDEKDKIEIIKNKVNIKNSKLGSMEYGVKESVGNMNELDATGSDLRKESTYFEKPNEETKINDDSYVNENLRVNDKNEINDFECINLNPNRLSISSFDKKCDTILESRKENNMKDDENLKADKNMEDNVRNTDVVVEGNDNTLLVNSEKIKNRNVLPHFGKEENCESNLKVKEIYDYDLIGDDKEKMENSIKEVVKEYREKYITDHKLLTLNQDIAFKVFTTFYNICYKKKREDYKNYFDIFRVCNYNDVLLLCDEVVKLFKLENSLEFVNLPCKIFGDIHGNLFDIVDFFNLYNWPMHDNNNRIISSLKCEKGLENGENNMSNKCVTNQNYMKYVFLGNYLNRGELSLEVICFLFSLKILFPRHIYLIRGNHENRLFNYIYGFYKDIEKKIKSNFNCLGKINYKDDVICAYSYEVFNRINDVLEFLPLSVLLDNEILCIHSGIGDSIQNVKDYLNIEKPIIIPENVDRNNNNKSEILKKIIIDTLWSDPINYLDDNDMTLLKSCKKYDIIPSSRGKITVKFGKYRLSSFLKNNKIKMIIRGNECIPEGYKYDFNKKILTLFSATNYCNKYKNNASSALIIKKNKNITIFNQILKPECENINLNESHNKEKANIVSKNLEEDKLNKSEIIQNENKTANNFDHTKHEDISSKKSENENKETENNNDLIEPQFYANKDSENMSNDDNAENVLADGTDVCEKKNDNLNDNNLMNEMLKVLSYEKNLDNCSDGNGEKDEYDKKQDNLLESDTDKNGGNPLFENPCSEDIGSEENEEKEKEESMTYDKFYNNKENEIFNDFENYCNGKSVDDMTKFDDLGMGKSENNDIFLDEKKYEVMKDEILEGCNYKIESDKYADEIMEESFDKKSRNSTNSRNNTNSIINSFFKNKKTIEQNSSNIFLNYDEVNNSKENEDNFKNDNCSKKSSLSNENIGKCYNIEGLNSMDEIDDELIYKRINYMMPPDLALTNKTQMKNGSYTREHNSATMRNTRNESNTMDSINKAEMQHLPPDPQPQTKISLQKSLDDLHDSQY is encoded by the exons atgaagagCGGTATTGAAATgaaggaaaataatatatacggGAGTGGATATGCACAATGTCAGAATAAATTAGATAGTGATTTAGTTTTGAAGAATAGTGAgggaattaaaaaaaatgggatAGCAGAAAATGGAGTATATAGTTATAAGACAGTTGAATTGGGAGGCTTAGGGGCATATGGAATGAACAGTATGGATAATAACTTAGTGCTAGACCCGAGTTTCGTTCAGAAAAAtccaataaatataaaagataaaatcATAGGAGGTGGTTTAGCagagaataaaataaacacaaggacatattttaataataataataattatagtGATAGCAAAATGGtggatataaaatataataattttggtATGccttataatataatagataaaaattatacaatgAACAATATAAGTATGAATAAACGATTTGTAAAAGTAGaggatgaaataaataaaaatagtgtaTATCCTCATTATTATAGAAGTAGAAGTTCAGGCACACATATTAAAAACTATTATCCTaatgttaatataaaaaataataatggaatTTCTTTATTCGAACAAggaataaatgataaaaatagtgtataccttttgaataattataataaaaacaatggAACTATTTATGAGCAGAGTcctattattaatatgggTAAAACTATTTATGATAATTCTTTTggtttaaatataaataaaggaATGTATACAAAGacaaatacaaatataccAAGTAGCATAAATAGAGTCAATGCTATAGGAAATTATAACGTCCCAAATGTAgtagaatataaaaatgatatattatttccatatggagataaaataaataatacatatacaaattatcaaaataatatgaacaatttaattgtaaatccagataaaaatatgagtTTAAGAAATACTcgtttatataaaacatcAGAATATCATTACAACAatccaaataaaaatgataattcgATTggtattaataatatatgtaaaatttataatacggataataaaaaagattttAAACCAATTCAATATGAAAATGGTTTGGAAGAATATAGTTTCGTagagaataataaaaatataaatgattataaaatatataataatgatagtTATGGAACTCAGATAAAttctataaataaacaGTATGGTCCAATTTTGAAAACTGATTCTTTAGGAGAAAATAATGACggtaaaatattatttaacaaTATAAACTCACCTATTGTATATACAGAAAGATctggaaatatatataaaaatatttataatgaaaaagaagaaaatattcatGACTTATGTAATACAAAAACAATTGAAGTTTCAAATGAAGAGACACATCATGATCATACAGAATTAAGCAGtgaaattttttcatataataatattaataattttataaaggGAGATACATCATTAGAGTATATGAATAGTTATAGTAATAGGAAGGGTGTTGATAAAAGtgaaattgaaaaagacagtgaaaaaaatgaaaataccAACATTTCAATGAGTAATGaaactataaaaataaataaaaaaaatcgaaatGAATTTTTAGAATGGAAATCTCATAATAgattattgaaaaatattataggatcttataatgaaaatacgaatataaaaaaacatggtttatttaatttactTTTTGATATGTatggatataataaaaatatttttaaaaattatttatcaaataatgatgaaaatgaaataaaaaatgttatgaaagatattatatatgaattatttgaaaaaaaaaataataaaattatagaaaaatttatatttttaaaatatttatttaatgaatatgGACATACAGAGTATCCAAATTTaatatcattaaaaaattttaaacaaatctttagaaattataaaaatattttttcatcgaaaaaaattgtattatttatatttaattgtttAGACAGaggaagaaaatattatattactGAAAGTGATTTTATTATAGGTATGTTAACATGTAGTCCTCAAATGGGTAATGATATACTTGATGATACAGGAAAATTACGACatcaattaatttttagAGCTTATGATTTAGATAGAGATGGATATTTAAATAGTAAGGAGATGTTAGTATTTttgtatcatatatatgaattatcaaatgatttaaaacatttagaattaaaaacagataaaaataaattaaaagatttTGTTATTAGTGAAAGGGATAAgcttatgaaaaataatgaaaagaTTAGTTACGactatttttacaaattaatagtaaataaacaaattgaaGGAACAACAAATTTGTTACGATCTAATTGTGACGTTGCTAgtgttgtaaaaaaatattttctttacacatatgcaaaaaatttaataccCGAAAAATATGTAGATGGTGAtgatttcttttttataaactctaaaaataaaaaaaataatgaaacaaataatatgattGACAACAAATTGAAAAACGATTCAAGATATTCTCATGATACCATTCATTTTAGTACATCATcgaataatattttagatGAGGAttacaataatttttatatgttaagAAGAATGAATGCGTATGAGGGTTCAGGAATATATACAGATATAacagaaaatatatcatcGGAGCAAATTGATATAGATACATTTTCAAAAGTTGACACTGGAAAAGTGCTAGccaatttaaaagaaatagaaaCATCAGTGGAGAAATTGGCAATTGAAacttataataatacaaaaaaagttaaGAAAGATGAATTTTTAGCTAGTATTGatcaaaattttgaaaaatccAAAACTAATGATATTCATTCTGTTGAGAAAGAAAGAGATACTTTTATGGATAGTCAATCAGTGGAATTCCAAACAAATAGTTACGAAActgattataataatatatatggtgATGAGAAGgataaaattgaaataataaaaaataaagtaaatattaaaaatagtaagtTGGGTTCAATGGAATATGGAGTGAAAGAATCTGTTGGTAACATGAACGAGTTAGATGCAACGGGTTCTGATTTAAGAAAAGAATCAacttattttgaaaaaccaaatgaagaaacaaaaataaatgatgatTCATAtgttaatgaaaatttgagggtaaatgataaaaatgagaTAAACGATTTTGAGTGTATTAATTTGAATCCAAATCGTTTAAGCATATCTagttttgataaaaaatgtgataCTATTTTAGAAAGTAgaaaggaaaataatatgaaggatgatgaaaatttgaaagcagataaaaatatggagGACAATGTTAGGAATACTGATGTAGTAGTGGAAGGCAATGATAATACATTATTAGTAAAtagtgaaaaaataaaaaataggaaTGTTTTACCTCATTTTggaaaagaagaaaattgTGAATCAAATTTGAaagtaaaagaaatatatgattatgATTTAATTGGTgatgataaagaaaaaatggaGAATAGTATTAAGGAAGTTGTAAAAGAATatagagaaaaatatataacagatcataaattattaacattaAATCAGGATATAGCTTTTAAGGTGTTTActactttttataatatttgttataaaaagaagagagaggattataaaaattattttgatatatttagaGTATGTAATTATAATGATGTTCTTCTTTTATGTGATGAGGttgtaaaattatttaaattagaAAATTCACTTGAATTTGTTAATTTGCCATGCAAAATATTTGGGGACATACATGGAAACCTATTTGACATtgttgatttttttaatttgtacAATTGGCCAATGCATGATAATAACAATAGAATAATTTCTTCATTAAAATGTGAGAAGGGTTTAGAAAAtggtgaaaataatatgagcAATAAATGTGTAACCAATCAGAACTATATGAAATATGTGTTTTTAggtaattatttaaatcgaGGAGAATTATCTTTAGAAGTCATTTGCTTCTTATTTagtttgaaaatattatttcctagacatatatatttaataagaGGAAATCATGAAAATagattatttaattatatatatggtttttataaagatattgaaaaaaaaataaaaagtaattttaattgtttaggaaaaataaattataaagatgatgttatatgtgcatattCATATGAAGTATTTAACAGAATTAATGATGTTTTAGAATTTTTACCTTTATCTGTTTTATTAGACAATgaaattttatgtatacataGTGGTATTGGTGACAGTATTCAAAATGTAAaggattatttaaatattgaaaaaccAATTATAATACCAGAAAATGTtgatagaaataataataataaaagtgaaatattaaaaaaaattattatagaTACATTATGGTCTGATcctataaattatttagatGATAATGATATGACATTGTTGAAGagttgtaaaaaatatgatataattCCATCAAGTCGAGGAAAAATAACAGTAAAATTTGGTAAATATAGATTATCTAGttttctaaaaaataataaaataaaaatgataataagaGGAAATGAATGTATTCCTGAaggatataaatatgattttaacaaaaaaatattgactCTATTTTCAGCTACAAATtattgtaataaatataaaaacaatgcATCAAGTgcattaattattaaaaaaaataaaaatattacaataTTTAATCAAATTTTGAAACCTGAatgtgaaaatataaatcttAATGAAAGTCACAACAAAGAAAAAGCTAATATCGTATCCAAAAACCTTGAAGAAGACAAACTAAACAAATCAGAGATTattcaaaatgaaaataaaactgCAAACAATTTTGATCATACCAAACATGAGGATATATCTTCTAAAAAGtctgaaaatgaaaataaggaaacagaaaataataatgatttaaTAGAACCCCAATTTTATGCTAATAAAGATTCTGAAAACATGAGCAATGATGATAATGCTGAAAATGTATTGGCAGATGGTACAGATgtatgtgaaaaaaaaaatgataatttaaatgataataatttaatgaatGAAATGTTAAAAGTTTTGagttatgaaaaaaatttagataATTGTAGTGATGGTAATGGTGAAAAAGATGAGTATGATAAGAAGCAAGATAATTTATTAGAGTCTGATACAGACAAAAATGGCGGGAACCCTCTTTTCGAAAACCCCTGTAGTGAGGATATAGGAAGCGAAGAAAATgaggaaaaagaaaaagaagaaagcATGACATATGACAAattttacaataataaagaaaatgaaatttttaacgattttgaaaattattgtAATGGTAAAAGTGTGGATGATATGACCAAGTTTGATGATTTGGGAATGGGAAAAAGTGAGAATAacgatatatttttagatgaaaaaaaatatgaagtGATGAAAGATGAAATATTAGAAGGATgcaattataaaattgagTCAGATAAATATGCAGATGAAATAATGGAAGAAagttttgataaaaaaagcCGAAACAGTACAAACAGCcgaaataatacaaattctattataaatagttttttcaaaaataaaaaaacaatcgAACAAAACagttcaaatatatttcttaattatgatgaagttaataattcaaaggaaaatgaagacaattttaaaaatgataactgttcaaaaaaaagttcattgtcaaatgaaaatattggaAAATGTTATAACATTGAAGGTTTAAATTCAATGGATGAAATTGATGATGAACTgatttataaaagaataaattatatgatgCCCCCAGATTTGGCCCtaacaaataaaacacaaatgaaaaatggaAGTTACACTAGAGAACATAATTCAGCAACAATGAGAAACACAAGAAATGAAAGCAACACTATGGATTCtataaataa gGCAGAAATGCAACATTTGCCTCCAGACCCTCAACcacaaacaaaaatatcTCTCCAAAAAAGTTTAGATGATTTACATGACTCCCAATATTGA